A window of Streptomyces sp. SAI-127 contains these coding sequences:
- the lpdA gene encoding dihydrolipoyl dehydrogenase: protein MANDASTVFDLVILGGGSGGYAAALRGAQLGLDVALIEKDKVGGTCLHRGCIPTKALLHAGEIADQARESEQFGVKTTFEGIDIAGVHKYKDGVVAGLYKGLQGLVASRKVHYIEGEGRLSSPTSVDVNGQRIQGRHVLLATGSVPKSLPGLEIDGNRIISSDHALVLDRVPKSAIILGGGVIGVEFASAWKSFGSEITIIEGLKHLAPLEDENSSKLLERAFRKRGIKFNLGTFFQKAEYTQDGVKVTLADGKEFEAEVLLVAVGRGPVSAGLGYEEQGVAMDRGYVLVDEYMRTNVPTISAVGDLVPTLQLAHVGFAEGILVAERLAGLKTVPIDYDGVPRVTYCHPEVASVGITEAKAKEIYGADKVVALKYNLAGNGKSKILNTAGEIKLVQVKDGAVVGVHMVGDRMGEQVGEAQLIYNWEALPAEVAQLIHAHPTQSEALGEAHLALAGKPLHAHD from the coding sequence GTGGCGAACGACGCCAGCACCGTTTTCGACCTAGTGATCCTCGGCGGTGGTAGTGGCGGTTACGCCGCGGCCCTGCGCGGGGCTCAGCTGGGGCTTGACGTCGCCCTGATCGAGAAGGACAAGGTCGGCGGTACCTGCCTGCACCGGGGATGCATCCCCACCAAGGCCCTGCTGCACGCGGGCGAGATCGCCGACCAGGCCCGCGAGAGCGAGCAGTTCGGCGTGAAGACCACCTTCGAGGGCATCGACATCGCCGGGGTGCACAAGTACAAGGACGGCGTGGTCGCCGGCCTGTACAAGGGCCTCCAGGGGCTCGTCGCCTCCCGGAAGGTCCACTACATCGAGGGCGAGGGCCGGCTGTCGTCGCCGACCTCCGTCGACGTCAACGGCCAGCGCATCCAAGGCCGCCACGTGCTCCTCGCGACCGGCTCCGTGCCGAAGTCGCTGCCGGGCCTGGAGATCGACGGCAACCGCATCATCTCCTCGGACCACGCCCTCGTCCTGGACCGCGTACCGAAGTCCGCGATCATCCTGGGCGGCGGTGTCATCGGGGTCGAGTTCGCCTCCGCGTGGAAGTCCTTCGGGTCTGAGATCACGATCATCGAGGGGCTCAAGCACCTCGCCCCGCTCGAGGACGAGAACTCCTCCAAGCTGCTCGAGCGCGCGTTCCGCAAGCGCGGCATCAAGTTCAACCTGGGCACCTTCTTCCAGAAGGCCGAGTACACCCAGGACGGCGTCAAGGTCACCCTCGCCGACGGCAAGGAGTTCGAGGCCGAGGTGCTGCTGGTGGCCGTCGGCCGCGGGCCCGTCTCCGCCGGTCTCGGCTACGAGGAGCAGGGCGTCGCGATGGACCGCGGCTACGTCCTGGTCGACGAGTACATGCGCACCAACGTCCCGACCATCTCCGCCGTCGGAGACCTGGTCCCCACGCTCCAGCTCGCGCACGTCGGCTTCGCCGAGGGCATCCTGGTCGCGGAGCGTCTGGCCGGTCTCAAGACCGTTCCGATCGACTACGACGGCGTCCCGCGGGTGACCTACTGCCACCCCGAGGTCGCCTCCGTGGGCATCACCGAGGCCAAGGCCAAGGAGATCTACGGCGCGGACAAGGTCGTCGCTCTGAAGTACAACCTCGCGGGCAACGGCAAGAGCAAGATCCTCAACACCGCGGGCGAGATCAAGCTCGTCCAGGTGAAGGACGGTGCCGTGGTCGGCGTCCACATGGTCGGCGACCGCATGGGCGAGCAGGTCGGCGAGGCCCAGCTGATCTACAACTGGGAGGCGCTGCCGGCCGAGGTCGCCCAGCTCATCCACGCCCACCCGACGCAGAGCGAGGCGCTCGGCGAGGCGCACCTGGCCCTTGCGGGCAAGCCGCTGCACGCACACGACTGA
- a CDS encoding leucyl aminopeptidase: MTALTLSTSAAPGLRADAIVIGVAKGAKGPVVAPGAESVDKAYDGRLAGVLETLGASGAEGEVTKLPAPSGIKSPLVVAVGLGAEPEKDSSFDPEALRKAAGVAARTLAGSKKAVFVLPLGDAADLGAVAEGVLLGAYSFTTYKENAPSKNDAKAKNGQAPLAEAALLGGKPRDAAYKAALSRATAVAEELNRARDLINMPPNDLNPEVFASIVQAAGKEHGLKVQVLDVKALEKGGYGGILGVGAGSASGPRLVKLSYTSSKAKKHLALVGKGITYDSGGISLKPAGHNETMKCDMSGAAAVFAAVVSAARLGLEVNVTGWLALAENMPSGSATRPGDVLRMYSGKTVEVLNTDAEGRLVLADALWAASQEKPDAIVDVATLTGAMMLALGSRTFGIMANDDAFRSAVYEAAEEVGEPAWPMPLPEHLRKGMDSPTADIANMGERMGGGLVAGLFLREFVGEGITWAHLDIAGPAFNDGGPFGYTPKGGTGSAVRTLVRLAELTASGDLG, translated from the coding sequence GTGACTGCTCTCACTCTCAGCACCTCCGCGGCGCCCGGCCTGCGGGCCGACGCGATCGTGATCGGTGTCGCCAAGGGCGCGAAGGGCCCGGTAGTGGCGCCGGGCGCCGAATCCGTGGACAAGGCCTACGACGGCAGGCTCGCCGGCGTCCTGGAGACCCTCGGTGCCTCCGGCGCCGAGGGCGAGGTGACGAAGCTGCCGGCGCCCTCCGGCATCAAGTCGCCGCTCGTGGTGGCCGTGGGCCTGGGCGCCGAGCCCGAGAAGGACTCCTCCTTCGACCCGGAGGCACTGCGCAAGGCCGCCGGTGTCGCCGCCCGCACGCTGGCCGGCTCGAAGAAGGCCGTGTTCGTGCTGCCGCTCGGCGACGCCGCCGACCTCGGCGCGGTCGCCGAGGGCGTGCTGCTCGGGGCGTACTCCTTCACCACCTACAAGGAGAATGCGCCTTCGAAAAACGACGCCAAGGCGAAGAACGGCCAGGCTCCGCTGGCCGAGGCCGCGCTGCTGGGCGGCAAGCCGCGGGACGCCGCGTACAAGGCCGCGCTCTCCCGGGCCACCGCGGTCGCCGAGGAGCTCAACCGCGCGCGCGACCTCATCAACATGCCGCCGAACGACCTGAACCCCGAGGTGTTCGCCTCGATCGTGCAGGCCGCGGGCAAGGAGCACGGCCTCAAGGTGCAGGTGCTCGACGTGAAGGCGCTGGAGAAGGGCGGCTACGGCGGCATCCTCGGCGTCGGCGCCGGGTCGGCGTCGGGGCCGCGGCTGGTGAAGCTGTCGTACACCTCGTCCAAGGCGAAGAAGCACCTCGCACTGGTCGGCAAGGGGATCACGTACGACTCGGGCGGCATCTCGCTGAAGCCGGCGGGTCACAACGAGACGATGAAGTGCGACATGAGCGGGGCGGCGGCGGTCTTCGCGGCCGTGGTCTCGGCCGCGCGTCTGGGCCTCGAGGTCAACGTCACCGGGTGGCTGGCGCTCGCCGAGAACATGCCCTCGGGGTCGGCCACGCGCCCCGGTGACGTGCTGCGGATGTACAGCGGCAAGACCGTGGAGGTGCTCAACACCGACGCGGAGGGGCGGCTCGTCCTCGCGGACGCTCTCTGGGCGGCGTCCCAGGAGAAGCCGGACGCCATCGTGGACGTCGCCACCCTCACCGGCGCGATGATGCTGGCGCTCGGCAGCCGGACGTTCGGGATCATGGCCAACGACGACGCGTTCCGCTCCGCGGTGTACGAGGCCGCCGAGGAGGTCGGGGAGCCTGCCTGGCCGATGCCGCTGCCGGAGCACCTGCGCAAGGGGATGGACTCTCCCACCGCCGACATCGCGAACATGGGTGAGCGGATGGGCGGTGGGCTGGTCGCCGGGCTCTTCCTGCGGGAGTTCGTGGGTGAGGGGATCACCTGGGCGCACCTCGACATCGCGGGTCCCGCGTTCAACGACGGCGGGCCGTTCGGGTACACGCCGAAGGGCGGGACGGGGTCTGCGGTGCGGACGCTGGTGCGGCTCGCCGAGTTGACCGCCTCGGGTGACCTGGGGTGA
- the sucB gene encoding 2-oxoglutarate dehydrogenase, E2 component, dihydrolipoamide succinyltransferase — MAVSVTLPALGESVTEGTVTRWLKAEGERVEADEPLLEVSTDKVDTEIPSPAAGILASIKVAEDETVEVGAELAVIDDGTGAPAAAPAPAAEPVAEPAPEPAQAAPSTEQAAPAPAPTAEAASGGGSAEGTDVVLPALGESVTEGTVTRWLKEVGEEVAEDEPLLEVSTDKVDTEIPSPAAGVLLEIVVGEDETAEVGAKLAVIGAPGAAPAAAPAPAAPAPAAEAPAPAPAPAPAPAAPAPAPAPAPAPQAPSAPAPQQQTAPAPDPAPAAPAPAPAPVTPAPAPAATSGDDGAYVTPLVRKLAAENGVDLAAVKGTGVGGRVRKQDVIAAAEAAKAAAAPAPAAAAPAAPAAKKAPTLEASPLRGQTVKMPRIRKVIGDNMVKALHEQAQLSSVVEVDVTRLMKLRARAKDGFAAREGVKLSPMPFFVKAAAQALKAHAPVNARINVDEGTITYFDTENIGIAVDSEKGLMTPVIKHAGDLNIAGIAKATAELAGKVRANKITPDELSGATFTISNTGSRGALFDTIIVPPGQVAILGIGATVKRPAVIETEEGTVIGVRDMTYLTLSYDHRLVDGADAARYLTAVKAILEAGEFEVELGL; from the coding sequence ATGGCGGTTTCCGTAACCCTTCCGGCGCTCGGCGAGAGCGTCACCGAGGGCACCGTCACCCGCTGGCTGAAGGCCGAGGGTGAGCGTGTAGAGGCCGACGAGCCGCTGCTCGAGGTGTCGACCGACAAGGTCGACACCGAGATCCCCTCCCCCGCCGCGGGCATCCTGGCCTCCATCAAGGTCGCCGAGGACGAGACGGTCGAGGTCGGCGCCGAGCTGGCCGTGATCGACGACGGCACCGGCGCCCCCGCCGCTGCCCCGGCACCGGCCGCCGAGCCGGTCGCCGAGCCCGCCCCGGAGCCGGCTCAGGCCGCTCCGTCCACCGAGCAGGCCGCCCCCGCGCCCGCTCCCACCGCCGAGGCCGCTTCCGGCGGCGGCTCCGCCGAGGGCACGGACGTCGTCCTGCCCGCGCTGGGCGAGTCCGTCACCGAGGGCACCGTCACCCGGTGGCTGAAGGAGGTCGGCGAGGAGGTCGCGGAGGACGAGCCCCTGCTCGAGGTCTCCACCGACAAGGTCGACACCGAGATCCCGTCGCCTGCCGCCGGTGTGCTGCTGGAGATCGTGGTCGGCGAGGACGAGACGGCCGAGGTCGGCGCGAAGCTCGCCGTCATCGGCGCCCCGGGTGCGGCTCCGGCCGCTGCCCCGGCCCCCGCCGCTCCGGCCCCGGCCGCCGAGGCCCCCGCCCCGGCTCCGGCGCCCGCTCCGGCCCCCGCCGCTCCGGCGCCCGCTCCGGCTCCGGCTCCGGCCCCGCAGGCGCCCTCGGCTCCGGCCCCGCAGCAGCAGACGGCTCCGGCTCCCGACCCGGCGCCCGCCGCTCCGGCTCCGGCGCCCGCCCCGGTCACCCCGGCCCCGGCTCCCGCCGCGACCTCCGGTGACGACGGCGCCTACGTGACCCCGCTGGTGCGCAAGCTCGCCGCCGAGAACGGCGTCGACCTGGCAGCCGTCAAGGGCACCGGCGTCGGCGGTCGGGTCCGCAAGCAGGACGTCATCGCCGCCGCCGAGGCCGCGAAGGCCGCCGCCGCTCCGGCTCCCGCCGCTGCCGCCCCGGCTGCCCCCGCCGCCAAGAAGGCGCCGACGCTGGAGGCCTCCCCCCTCCGTGGCCAGACCGTCAAGATGCCGCGCATCCGCAAGGTCATCGGCGACAACATGGTCAAGGCGCTGCACGAGCAGGCGCAGCTGTCCTCGGTCGTCGAGGTCGACGTCACCCGCCTGATGAAGCTGCGCGCCCGCGCCAAGGACGGGTTCGCGGCTCGTGAGGGCGTCAAGCTCTCCCCGATGCCGTTCTTCGTCAAGGCCGCGGCCCAGGCGCTGAAGGCGCACGCGCCCGTCAACGCCCGGATCAACGTGGACGAGGGCACGATCACCTACTTCGACACCGAGAACATCGGTATCGCGGTGGACTCCGAGAAGGGCCTGATGACCCCGGTCATCAAGCACGCGGGCGACCTCAACATCGCCGGCATCGCCAAGGCCACGGCGGAGCTCGCGGGCAAGGTCCGCGCGAACAAGATCACGCCCGACGAGCTGTCCGGCGCGACCTTCACCATCTCCAACACCGGTTCGCGCGGTGCGCTCTTCGACACGATCATCGTGCCGCCGGGCCAGGTCGCGATCCTCGGTATCGGTGCCACGGTCAAGCGTCCGGCGGTCATCGAGACCGAGGAGGGCACGGTCATCGGCGTCCGCGACATGACCTACCTGACCCTCTCCTACGACCACCGTCTGGTGGACGGCGCCGACGCGGCCCGTTACCTGACCGCGGTCAAGGCGATCCTTGAGGCGGGCGAGTTCGAGGTCGAGCTCGGCCTGTAA
- the cobT gene encoding nicotinate-nucleotide--dimethylbenzimidazole phosphoribosyltransferase, with the protein MSSLNLDDFTDLIERPDGGVRRDAEARRERQIVPPGALGRLDDLGEWLAAAQAAVPVRPVERPRVVLFAGDHGIAELGVSGRAAGSASELVREVLEGGRPVSILARRLGVPVRVVDMALDCDPAELPEDVVRHRVRRGSGRIDVEDALTLEEAEAAFRAGVAVADEEADSGTDLVVLGDVSVGGTTAAGVLVAALCGTDASVVTGRGGTGIDDLAWMRKCAAIRDALRRARPVLGDQLQLLATVGGADLAAITGFLLQSAVRKLPVVLDGVVVAACALVGQRIAFRAPDWWLAGQNSGEPGQTKALDRMALDPLLDHGVTVGEGAGGLLALPLVQAAAALAAELPEKPAVSEEEPEKVSDEE; encoded by the coding sequence ATGAGCTCGCTTAATCTCGACGACTTCACCGATCTGATCGAGCGTCCCGACGGCGGGGTGCGTCGCGACGCCGAGGCGCGCCGGGAGCGTCAGATCGTGCCGCCCGGGGCGCTGGGCCGCCTGGACGACCTGGGTGAGTGGCTGGCCGCGGCGCAGGCGGCCGTACCGGTACGGCCGGTCGAACGGCCGCGGGTCGTGCTGTTCGCCGGTGACCACGGGATCGCCGAACTGGGCGTCTCGGGGCGGGCCGCGGGCAGCGCCTCGGAGTTGGTGCGGGAGGTCCTGGAGGGCGGCCGTCCGGTGTCGATCCTCGCGCGGCGGCTGGGTGTGCCGGTACGGGTCGTCGACATGGCGCTGGACTGCGATCCGGCCGAGCTGCCGGAGGATGTCGTACGGCATCGGGTGCGGCGCGGGAGCGGTCGTATCGATGTCGAGGACGCGTTGACCCTCGAGGAGGCGGAGGCCGCCTTCCGGGCCGGGGTCGCGGTGGCCGACGAGGAGGCCGACTCCGGTACGGATCTCGTGGTGCTCGGCGATGTGAGCGTGGGCGGGACCACGGCGGCCGGGGTGCTGGTCGCGGCGCTGTGCGGGACCGACGCGTCCGTCGTGACCGGGCGCGGCGGGACCGGGATCGACGACCTGGCCTGGATGCGCAAGTGCGCGGCGATCCGGGACGCGCTGCGGCGGGCGCGGCCGGTGCTCGGGGACCAGTTGCAACTGCTGGCGACCGTCGGCGGGGCCGACCTCGCCGCGATCACGGGCTTCCTCCTCCAGAGCGCGGTGCGCAAGCTGCCCGTCGTGCTGGACGGGGTGGTCGTGGCCGCCTGTGCGCTGGTGGGTCAGCGGATCGCGTTCCGGGCGCCGGACTGGTGGCTGGCCGGGCAGAACAGCGGTGAGCCGGGACAGACGAAGGCGCTGGACCGGATGGCCCTGGACCCGCTGCTCGACCATGGCGTGACGGTCGGGGAGGGCGCGGGCGGACTGCTGGCGCTGCCGCTGGTCCAGGCCGCGGCGGCGCTGGCCGCCGAGCTGCCGGAGAAGCCCGCGGTTTCCGAGGAGGAGCCGGAGAAGGTGTCCGACGAGGAGTAG
- a CDS encoding endo alpha-1,4 polygalactosaminidase: MKRPLLLVTLLVLVTGCSTAPDSASGESRWRPRPGVAWQWQLTGRVDTSVDVPVYDIDGFDQSEAVVSSLHRKGRKVICYLSTGAWEDWRPDAGKFPESVIGRGNGWEGERWLDIRATDALEPLMADRLDMCREKGFDAVEPDNMDGYKNRTGFALTAADQLRYNRLIAEMAHDRGLSVGLKNDLDQIPELVADFDFAVNEQCAQYAECADMEPFIKADKAVFHVEYELPTSRFCAESRRLKLSSMLKKYELGVWREAC, encoded by the coding sequence TTGAAGCGCCCTCTCCTGCTCGTCACCCTGCTCGTTCTGGTGACGGGATGCTCGACCGCCCCCGACTCCGCGTCCGGAGAATCCCGTTGGCGGCCCCGCCCCGGTGTCGCCTGGCAGTGGCAGCTGACCGGCCGTGTCGACACGTCCGTGGACGTGCCGGTGTACGACATCGACGGCTTCGACCAGTCCGAGGCGGTGGTGTCGTCCCTGCACCGCAAGGGCCGCAAGGTCATCTGCTACCTCTCCACCGGCGCGTGGGAGGACTGGCGCCCCGACGCCGGCAAGTTCCCCGAGTCGGTGATCGGGCGCGGCAACGGCTGGGAGGGGGAGCGCTGGCTCGACATCCGCGCCACGGACGCCCTGGAACCGCTGATGGCGGACCGCCTCGACATGTGCCGCGAGAAGGGCTTCGACGCGGTGGAGCCGGACAACATGGACGGCTACAAGAACCGCACGGGCTTCGCACTGACGGCGGCGGACCAGCTCCGCTACAACCGCCTGATCGCCGAAATGGCCCACGACCGCGGGCTGTCGGTCGGCCTGAAGAACGACCTCGACCAGATCCCGGAGCTGGTGGCGGACTTCGACTTCGCGGTCAACGAGCAGTGCGCGCAGTACGCCGAGTGCGCGGACATGGAGCCGTTCATCAAGGCGGACAAGGCGGTCTTCCACGTCGAGTACGAGCTGCCCACCAGCCGCTTCTGCGCCGAGTCCCGGCGGCTGAAGCTGAGTTCGATGCTGAAGAAGTACGAGCTCGGGGTGTGGCGCGAGGCCTGTTAG
- a CDS encoding MarR family transcriptional regulator has translation MPAPTAPSVRRLRSTARAILRFPEPESWLDVETGDADFPEAARTFFPYTAFDGLDLSHRVLHAQAVERLEEGHLGRLTDPQITARLRARYDVVSLLNQRPRTKDFQAALAVLRPGGHLLVECQDDPRAELESQGCTIVTTARRSAHIPGRVTTRLPPTVNGPLDLAARALDHTLALLLAGTRFAKAYRVIARKNTDTSAP, from the coding sequence ATGCCCGCACCGACCGCCCCTTCCGTACGGCGTCTTCGCTCCACCGCCCGCGCGATACTGCGGTTCCCCGAACCGGAGAGCTGGCTGGACGTGGAGACGGGGGACGCGGACTTCCCGGAGGCGGCGAGAACGTTCTTCCCCTACACGGCCTTCGACGGCCTGGACCTCAGCCACCGCGTCCTGCACGCCCAGGCGGTCGAACGCCTGGAGGAAGGCCACCTCGGCCGGCTGACGGACCCGCAGATCACCGCCCGTCTCCGCGCCCGCTACGACGTGGTCAGCCTGCTGAACCAGCGGCCCCGCACCAAGGATTTCCAGGCCGCCCTCGCCGTCCTTCGCCCCGGCGGCCACCTCCTCGTGGAATGCCAGGACGACCCCCGCGCCGAGTTGGAGTCCCAGGGCTGCACGATCGTCACCACGGCCCGCAGATCCGCGCACATCCCCGGCCGCGTGACGACCCGCCTGCCCCCGACGGTGAACGGACCGCTGGACTTGGCGGCGAGAGCGCTGGACCACACCCTGGCCCTCCTCCTCGCCGGCACCCGCTTCGCGAAGGCGTACCGGGTGATCGCCCGCAAGAACACGGACACCTCAGCCCCGTAG
- a CDS encoding phosphatidylglycerol lysyltransferase domain-containing protein yields the protein MGDVRVAPVRDARRFTAASRRAAGFAVWYLRVVAFVNFLSAVWVSLGQDVRRHNQEDFFTPYLLTAGFASGVFTAFLAITMRRRKRAAWILNLVLSGAFLALFVFAMAFPEIRRYAQNWISLGLTAAFVAALLVGRREFYAKGDRSNPRLAAAVAVGGLLVCSLLAALLVTVTNQASRSSAFGERWWYGTLRLVSVAADDSRFDGILTANWVNVVINVLSTILVLAVLYAAFRSRRAVDPLTEDDERCLRKLLDRHGERDSLGYFALRREKSVVWSPTGKAAVTYRVVSGVSLASGDPIGDPEAWPGAIGPWLAEARAHGWLPAVMGAGEDAGTVYARHGLNALELGDEAIVEVAEFTLEGRAMRTVRQAYNRVKRAGYTVRIRRHEDIPAEEMAALVRRADDWRDGATERGFSMALGRLGDPEDGRCVALECSAGDGELKAVLSFVPWGPHGLSLDLMRRDRDADNGLMEFMVIELLNRAQEIQITQVSLNFAMFRSVFERGARLGAGPVLRLWRSLLSFFSRWWQIESLYRANAKYRPIWEPRFLLFEKSADLPRIGIASARAEGFLEVPGLPGWLQRREHLSTHR from the coding sequence ATGGGAGATGTCCGAGTTGCACCTGTTCGGGATGCCCGCCGGTTCACCGCTGCCTCGCGGCGGGCCGCCGGGTTCGCCGTCTGGTACCTGCGGGTCGTCGCGTTCGTCAACTTCCTCAGCGCGGTGTGGGTCTCGCTGGGGCAGGACGTGCGGCGGCACAACCAGGAGGACTTCTTCACGCCGTATCTGCTGACGGCGGGTTTCGCCTCCGGGGTGTTCACGGCCTTCCTCGCGATCACCATGCGGCGGCGCAAGCGCGCGGCGTGGATCCTGAACCTGGTGCTGTCGGGGGCGTTCCTCGCGCTGTTCGTCTTCGCGATGGCGTTCCCGGAGATCCGGCGGTACGCGCAGAACTGGATCTCGCTCGGCCTCACGGCCGCGTTCGTCGCCGCCCTGCTCGTCGGCCGGCGGGAGTTCTACGCCAAGGGTGACCGGTCCAATCCGCGGCTCGCCGCCGCCGTGGCCGTGGGCGGACTGCTCGTGTGCTCGTTGCTGGCCGCGCTGCTGGTGACCGTCACCAATCAGGCCTCGAGGTCCTCGGCCTTCGGGGAGCGGTGGTGGTACGGCACGCTGCGGCTGGTCTCCGTCGCCGCCGACGACTCCCGCTTCGACGGGATCCTCACGGCGAACTGGGTCAACGTCGTCATCAACGTGCTCAGCACGATCCTCGTCCTCGCCGTCCTCTACGCCGCCTTCCGCTCCCGGCGTGCGGTCGACCCGCTCACCGAGGACGACGAGCGGTGCCTGAGAAAGCTGTTGGATCGGCACGGCGAGCGGGACTCGCTCGGGTACTTCGCGCTGCGCAGGGAGAAGAGCGTCGTCTGGTCGCCGACCGGGAAGGCGGCCGTGACCTACCGGGTCGTCAGCGGGGTCTCGCTGGCCTCCGGCGATCCGATCGGCGACCCGGAGGCCTGGCCGGGGGCGATCGGGCCGTGGCTCGCCGAGGCGCGGGCGCACGGGTGGCTGCCGGCGGTGATGGGCGCGGGTGAGGACGCGGGGACGGTGTACGCGCGGCACGGCCTGAACGCGCTGGAGCTGGGCGACGAGGCGATCGTCGAGGTCGCCGAGTTCACGCTGGAGGGGCGGGCCATGCGGACCGTCAGGCAGGCCTACAACCGGGTCAAACGTGCCGGGTACACGGTACGGATCCGGCGCCACGAGGACATCCCCGCCGAGGAGATGGCGGCTCTCGTACGGCGTGCGGACGACTGGCGGGACGGTGCCACCGAGCGCGGGTTCAGCATGGCGCTGGGGCGGCTCGGGGATCCGGAGGACGGCCGGTGCGTCGCGCTGGAGTGCAGTGCCGGCGACGGTGAGCTGAAGGCGGTGCTCTCCTTCGTGCCGTGGGGGCCGCACGGGCTGTCCCTCGACCTGATGCGCCGGGATCGCGACGCGGACAACGGGCTCATGGAGTTCATGGTCATCGAGCTGCTGAACCGGGCCCAGGAGATCCAGATCACCCAGGTTTCGCTCAACTTCGCCATGTTCCGTTCGGTCTTCGAACGTGGTGCACGTCTTGGTGCCGGGCCGGTGCTGCGGCTGTGGCGGTCGCTGCTCAGCTTCTTCTCGCGCTGGTGGCAGATCGAGTCCCTGTACCGGGCCAACGCCAAGTACCGGCCCATCTGGGAACCGCGGTTCCTGCTCTTCGAGAAGAGCGCGGACCTGCCGCGCATCGGCATCGCCTCGGCCCGTGCGGAGGGGTTCCTGGAGGTGCCGGGACTGCCGGGGTGGCTACAGCGGCGGGAGCACCTGAGCACGCACAGATGA
- a CDS encoding adenosylcobinamide-GDP ribazoletransferase, giving the protein MTPPPLDGLRFAFGTLSVLPVKVTRWDREAARGGMLCAPLVGVALGGVSAALGLLLLALGSSALLAAVATVAVPAVLTRGLHLDGLADTADGLGSGKPAEDALRIMKQSDIGPFGVITLVFVLLAQVAALSQMYGDSWARGATAAVVSATAARLVLTLAARAGVPPARPEGLGAAVAGVVPVRGAIPVAVAVTLGAAGAGALLGSYDIVRAVLAVAAAVGAAELLLRHCTRRFGGVTGDVFGGLAETAATAALVILSMNF; this is encoded by the coding sequence ATGACCCCGCCCCCGCTCGACGGTCTCCGCTTCGCCTTCGGCACGCTCAGCGTGCTCCCCGTGAAGGTGACCCGCTGGGACCGGGAGGCGGCACGCGGCGGAATGCTGTGCGCTCCGCTGGTCGGGGTGGCACTGGGGGGTGTGTCGGCCGCGCTGGGCCTCCTGCTCCTGGCCCTGGGTTCCTCCGCACTGCTCGCCGCGGTCGCCACCGTCGCCGTACCGGCGGTCCTCACGCGGGGCCTGCACCTCGACGGCCTCGCGGACACCGCCGACGGCCTGGGCAGCGGCAAGCCCGCCGAGGACGCCCTGCGGATCATGAAGCAGTCGGACATCGGACCGTTCGGGGTGATCACCCTCGTCTTCGTACTGCTCGCTCAGGTGGCCGCGCTGTCGCAGATGTACGGCGACTCGTGGGCGCGGGGTGCGACGGCGGCCGTGGTCTCGGCGACGGCCGCGCGGCTGGTCCTGACGCTGGCGGCCCGCGCCGGGGTCCCGCCGGCCAGGCCGGAGGGACTGGGGGCCGCGGTGGCGGGGGTGGTCCCCGTACGAGGTGCGATACCGGTGGCCGTCGCGGTGACGCTGGGCGCGGCCGGAGCGGGTGCGCTCCTCGGGTCGTACGACATCGTCCGCGCGGTCCTCGCGGTCGCCGCCGCCGTGGGAGCGGCCGAGCTTCTCCTGCGGCACTGCACGCGCCGCTTCGGCGGGGTGACCGGGGACGTGTTCGGCGGGCTGGCGGAGACCGCGGCGACGGCGGCCCTGGTGATCCTGTCGATGAACTTCTAA